The following proteins are encoded in a genomic region of Myxosarcina sp. GI1:
- a CDS encoding nicotinate phosphoribosyltransferase has translation MTISEKELTIAPQEYSLLTDLYELTMIACYAGENIATKPASFELFVRHLPEGFGYLIAMGLEQVLEYLERLSFSEVQIEALKEIGIFDNAPAEFWSLLRAGTFTGDVWAVPEGTAIFANEPFLRIDAPLWQAQLVETYILNTINYQTLIATKAAKMRDMAGERTSLLEFGTRRAFSPQGAIWAARAALAAGFNSTSNVLAALKLGEKPTGTMAHALIMAIDAIAGNEDAAFEAFLKYFPTAPLLIDTYDTVAAAERLRERVAANEMKVTGVRLDSGDLAELSQKVRSQLPDINIFVSGDIGEAEIARLQKEGAAIDGYGVGTKLVTGKPVNGVYKLVDIDNIPTMKQSSSKATYPGRKQIFRTIKEGCLQRERLGLADETANNGEQSLLQLMMQNGKRKLNSETLDTIRQRTAKSVTSLPSATRQIDNPTPVEVEISNALESLRIEVEKRLSKNSTMNN, from the coding sequence ATGACTATATCAGAAAAAGAGCTAACTATTGCTCCTCAAGAATATTCGTTACTAACAGATTTATACGAGTTAACTATGATTGCCTGCTATGCAGGTGAAAACATTGCCACCAAACCAGCCAGTTTTGAGCTATTCGTGCGTCATTTGCCAGAGGGCTTTGGCTATCTAATCGCTATGGGTTTGGAGCAAGTTTTAGAATATTTAGAACGACTGTCATTTAGCGAAGTTCAAATAGAAGCCTTAAAAGAAATAGGCATCTTCGATAACGCACCTGCTGAATTTTGGTCATTACTGCGAGCGGGGACTTTTACAGGAGATGTTTGGGCGGTACCAGAAGGAACGGCAATTTTTGCTAACGAGCCGTTTTTAAGAATTGATGCTCCGCTATGGCAGGCACAGTTAGTTGAAACTTATATTCTCAACACAATTAACTACCAAACTCTAATTGCCACCAAAGCGGCAAAAATGAGAGACATGGCGGGTGAACGAACCAGCCTGTTAGAATTTGGCACTCGTAGAGCCTTTAGCCCCCAGGGAGCGATTTGGGCAGCAAGAGCAGCACTGGCAGCAGGTTTTAATAGTACCTCTAATGTGTTGGCGGCTTTAAAACTAGGAGAAAAACCAACGGGTACGATGGCTCATGCCTTAATTATGGCAATCGACGCGATCGCAGGAAATGAAGATGCAGCCTTTGAAGCCTTTTTAAAGTATTTTCCCACAGCACCCTTATTGATTGACACCTACGATACGGTAGCAGCAGCAGAACGGTTAAGAGAACGAGTTGCTGCCAACGAGATGAAGGTAACGGGGGTACGTCTCGATTCGGGAGACTTGGCAGAACTATCGCAGAAAGTGCGATCGCAACTACCAGATATTAACATCTTTGTTAGTGGCGATATTGGAGAAGCAGAAATTGCTCGCCTGCAAAAAGAAGGTGCGGCGATCGATGGCTATGGAGTTGGTACTAAATTAGTTACGGGCAAGCCAGTCAACGGAGTTTATAAACTGGTAGATATCGATAACATTCCGACGATGAAACAATCTAGCAGCAAAGCAACTTATCCAGGGCGCAAGCAAATTTTTCGCACTATAAAAGAGGGTTGCCTACAAAGAGAAAGACTCGGTTTGGCTGATGAAACTGCAAACAATGGAGAACAATCTTTGTTGCAATTAATGATGCAAAACGGTAAAAGAAAGCTAAACTCAGAAACTCTCGATACTATTCGCCAGCGTACCGCCAAGTCCGTTACTTCTCTGCCATCTGCTACGCGCCAGATAGATAATCCGACACCAGTTGAGGTAGAAATAAGTAACGCCTTAGAATCATTACGAATTGAAGTAGAAAAGCGACTCAGTAAAAATTCAACAATGAACAATTAA
- a CDS encoding ISL3 family transposase has protein sequence MASSSKTKLLDDIKTVAKNNDVSTEEIETMLKDKAQELKQEKPSKLKRLGIDEIALVKGQGNYCAVLVDLEKSKVVDILSERSQEKIMSVLTSWGTEVLQLIEYVSIDLWKPYKSLVRKLMPNAEIVADRFQVMKQVNEELDEQRKAQKREVKKEKSKEKKQKILSGLSKSKYALLRNEDNLNERQQEKLNEVKIVCPTLGKMHELKEKFRDILQQKQDSLTGLLKISDWLKEAQEYYPKAQKTITRWIGEIIAYFDQRITNGVVEGINNKLKLIKRAAYGFRNFSNFRDRVLLTWHFNC, from the coding sequence ATGGCATCCTCATCAAAAACCAAGCTGTTAGATGACATTAAGACGGTAGCTAAAAATAATGATGTCTCGACCGAAGAAATAGAAACAATGCTTAAAGATAAAGCCCAAGAACTAAAACAAGAGAAACCATCAAAGTTAAAAAGATTAGGAATTGACGAAATAGCCTTAGTGAAGGGACAGGGCAATTATTGTGCGGTATTAGTAGATTTAGAGAAAAGCAAGGTAGTCGATATTTTATCAGAGCGAAGTCAAGAAAAAATTATGTCCGTTCTAACTTCGTGGGGAACAGAAGTACTTCAGTTAATTGAATATGTGAGCATAGACTTATGGAAGCCTTACAAAAGTTTGGTTAGAAAGTTAATGCCGAATGCCGAAATAGTAGCAGACAGATTTCAGGTAATGAAACAAGTCAATGAGGAGTTAGATGAGCAAAGAAAAGCTCAAAAACGAGAAGTAAAAAAAGAGAAATCTAAGGAAAAGAAGCAGAAAATCTTATCGGGACTAAGCAAAAGCAAATATGCGCTGCTCAGAAATGAAGATAATTTAAATGAGAGACAACAAGAGAAATTAAACGAAGTTAAAATAGTTTGTCCGACATTGGGAAAAATGCACGAGTTAAAAGAAAAATTTAGAGATATTTTGCAACAAAAGCAAGATAGTTTAACAGGATTACTAAAAATTAGCGATTGGTTAAAAGAAGCCCAAGAATATTATCCAAAAGCTCAAAAGACAATTACCAGATGGATAGGAGAAATAATTGCTTACTTTGACCAGAGAATAACTAATGGAGTCGTGGAAGGAATTAACAATAAATTAAAGCTCATAAAACGAGCGGCATACGGATTTAGAAATTTTAGTAACTTTCGTGATAGAGTTTTGTTAACTTGGCATTTCAACTGTTAG
- a CDS encoding FAD-dependent oxidoreductase, with product MLDCQVIVIGAGIAGLSAASYLQQQGLKVVVLEARQRLGGRIHTTIDRWSIPIDLGASWIHGTEGNPIKKLATDFKIATAVTDYDSIDIFDYKGQPFSEFKWHKYAKIWRRAVKGARKNWHEDGCLQTVIDEMLASKSLSASQIRQLNYFINTEIEHEYGADLSELSAFKWDRDREFSGDDVFFPGGYTQIIDILAAGLEIKLEHRVERVSYDSHRVTVSTDCKEFTAAKAIVTLPLGVLKKQTVTFSPPLPIAKQKAIALLGVGILNKTYLHFPHAFWSDRSDLIGYIGKRKGEWMEFVNIYKYTGVPVLLGYNAGRYGSYLETLSDDEIVASMMAVLQTIYDRQIPQPTDYQITRWESDRYACGAYSFMTPGATGKTIKDLAKPINNCLFFAGEATSLHYPATVHGAYLSGIKAARSILKSTTD from the coding sequence TTGTTAGATTGCCAAGTTATTGTTATTGGTGCTGGTATCGCAGGTTTGAGTGCTGCTAGTTATCTTCAGCAACAAGGATTAAAAGTTGTTGTTTTAGAAGCTCGTCAGCGTCTGGGAGGACGGATTCATACTACTATCGATCGCTGGTCGATACCAATAGATCTTGGGGCATCCTGGATTCATGGAACTGAAGGCAATCCGATTAAAAAGTTGGCAACAGACTTTAAAATTGCCACAGCAGTTACCGACTACGACAGTATCGATATATTTGACTATAAAGGTCAGCCCTTTAGCGAATTTAAATGGCATAAATATGCCAAAATTTGGCGACGAGCGGTAAAAGGCGCTCGTAAAAACTGGCATGAGGATGGGTGTTTGCAAACCGTAATAGATGAAATGCTAGCTAGCAAGTCTCTATCTGCAAGCCAAATAAGGCAGTTGAATTACTTTATCAATACTGAAATCGAACATGAATATGGTGCCGATCTTAGCGAACTGTCAGCTTTTAAATGGGATCGCGATCGCGAATTTTCGGGAGATGATGTTTTCTTTCCTGGTGGTTACACTCAAATAATCGATATTTTGGCAGCAGGTTTAGAAATTAAATTAGAGCATCGAGTCGAGCGCGTAAGTTACGATTCTCATCGAGTTACGGTATCTACCGATTGTAAAGAATTTACAGCCGCCAAAGCTATCGTTACTTTACCTCTGGGGGTGCTAAAAAAGCAGACGGTAACTTTTTCGCCACCATTACCAATAGCCAAACAAAAAGCGATCGCATTACTAGGTGTGGGAATCTTAAATAAGACTTACCTGCATTTTCCCCATGCTTTCTGGTCGGATCGCAGCGATTTAATCGGCTACATTGGCAAACGCAAGGGAGAATGGATGGAATTTGTCAATATCTACAAATATACTGGCGTTCCCGTATTGCTAGGATACAATGCAGGTCGCTACGGAAGCTATCTTGAAACCCTGAGCGATGATGAAATAGTTGCCTCGATGATGGCAGTGCTGCAAACAATTTACGATCGTCAGATACCACAACCAACAGACTATCAAATTACTCGTTGGGAAAGCGATCGTTATGCCTGTGGTGCTTATTCGTTTATGACTCCGGGTGCAACGGGTAAGACTATTAAAGATTTAGCCAAACCTATAAATAACT
- the ahcY gene encoding adenosylhomocysteinase, which produces MVATPSKPKHEVKDLALASVGKQRIEWAGREMPVLKQIRERFAQEKPFTGVRLVACSHITTETANLAIALQAGGADALLIASNPLSTQDDVAACLVAEYGIPVFAIKGEDNETYHRHVQIALDHKPNIIIDDGSDVVATMVQERQHQIEDIIGTTEETTTGIVRLRAMFNDGVLSFPAMNVNDAETKHFFDNRYGTGQSTLDGIIRATNVLLAGKTVVVAGYGWCGKGVAMRAKGLGANVIVTEINPVRAIEAKMDGFRVMPMIEAAPQGDLFITLTGNKHVIRPEHFEVMKNGAMVSNSGHFDLEIDLKSLKETATEAKEVRNFTEEYKMPNGKTIVVLGEGRLINLAAAEGHPSAVMDMSFANQALACEYLVKNKGKLEPKVHSIPEEIDQNIAALKLKGMGVEIDTLTEDQVKYINSWNEGT; this is translated from the coding sequence ATGGTCGCAACTCCCTCTAAACCAAAGCACGAAGTCAAAGATTTAGCTTTAGCTTCGGTTGGCAAACAAAGAATAGAATGGGCAGGTAGAGAAATGCCCGTTCTCAAACAGATTAGAGAGCGGTTTGCCCAAGAGAAGCCCTTTACTGGAGTACGATTGGTAGCTTGTTCTCACATTACCACTGAAACTGCAAACTTGGCGATCGCCCTACAGGCTGGTGGTGCCGATGCACTATTAATTGCTAGTAATCCTCTTTCGACTCAAGATGACGTTGCGGCTTGTTTGGTTGCCGAATATGGGATTCCTGTATTTGCAATTAAAGGAGAAGACAATGAAACCTACCATCGTCACGTCCAAATCGCCCTCGACCACAAACCCAACATTATTATTGATGATGGTAGCGATGTAGTGGCAACTATGGTTCAGGAGCGTCAGCATCAAATTGAAGACATCATAGGTACTACTGAAGAAACCACTACAGGTATCGTAAGACTGCGGGCAATGTTCAATGATGGCGTTCTCAGTTTCCCCGCTATGAACGTTAATGATGCCGAAACCAAGCATTTCTTCGATAATCGCTACGGTACGGGTCAATCTACTCTCGATGGCATTATTCGCGCTACAAACGTTCTTCTGGCTGGAAAAACCGTAGTAGTTGCTGGCTATGGCTGGTGCGGTAAGGGGGTGGCAATGCGTGCCAAAGGACTTGGTGCTAACGTGATTGTTACCGAAATCAATCCTGTAAGAGCGATCGAAGCTAAAATGGACGGCTTCCGCGTTATGCCAATGATTGAAGCTGCTCCTCAAGGAGATCTTTTTATTACTCTAACTGGTAACAAACACGTCATTCGCCCCGAACACTTTGAAGTGATGAAAAATGGCGCGATGGTTTCTAATTCGGGACACTTCGATCTAGAAATCGATCTTAAATCTTTAAAAGAGACTGCTACTGAAGCAAAAGAAGTTCGTAACTTTACTGAAGAATACAAAATGCCTAATGGCAAAACAATCGTCGTCCTGGGTGAAGGTAGACTGATTAATTTGGCTGCTGCTGAAGGACATCCCAGTGCGGTAATGGATATGAGCTTCGCCAACCAAGCCCTGGCTTGTGAATATCTGGTTAAAAATAAAGGTAAATTGGAGCCTAAAGTACACTCTATTCCCGAAGAGATCGACCAAAACATCGCCGCCTTGAAGCTCAAAGGTATGGGCGTAGAAATTGATACTCTTACCGAAGACCAAGTCAAGTATATTAACTCTTGGAATGAAGGTACCTAA
- a CDS encoding PstS family phosphate ABC transporter substrate-binding protein, translating into MITYQKTVLMLLDTRFQAKVWRSALSSQNISVIGGLSDAHVAEILEEIQKAKLDLPDLLLTDLEIRNPYDLCRWCRRYYPQLKIVLTSNSQRSISPIERRWAIHQGADELLPGFQPQNLLSNTIYAAGRVLKILDCPPLQEAALVPALLSCCQEVTASSNDEEQALLKLSSPEAGEHLGEEELLASDSNPLLLDRQLGSTVATTSLPIAASTKSLSLFWMAMALGMFGLLAMALIWRWRQPVFYSENQMAVDEARELTQANTFEDVDSVPEGIFNHNGSTAWAPIFGLLEPKLESIYPELDLRYVDVLSGSPGSEIAVDLLLDGELDFTYISRPLKPEEYAMAEARGFSITQHPIAIDGIAVAVNPALSVTALSLRQLQQIYLSEVDNWSQLGGQNLKIVSFTRSPEYSATAQFWRQTILNGKNFGERVEYVYSTTDALRQLQNTAGGIYFTSASEVVPQCSVKTLPLKLSERLSIAPYEGFGDSTREDSSFSQQCPQLRDRVNLEAFAAGTYPLTRRLYLVVKHNGEREEQIGIAMIELLRSQSGQNLIRQAGFVGIE; encoded by the coding sequence ATGATTACTTACCAAAAAACTGTTTTAATGTTGCTAGATACTAGATTTCAAGCCAAAGTTTGGCGGTCTGCACTTAGCTCTCAAAATATTTCTGTAATCGGAGGACTATCTGACGCTCACGTAGCTGAAATTTTAGAAGAAATTCAAAAAGCAAAACTCGATCTTCCCGATCTTCTACTTACCGATTTAGAAATTCGCAATCCTTACGATCTCTGTCGCTGGTGTCGCCGCTACTATCCTCAGTTAAAGATTGTTTTAACCAGCAACTCACAAAGAAGTATCTCTCCTATCGAAAGGCGTTGGGCAATTCATCAAGGAGCAGACGAGCTTTTGCCAGGGTTTCAACCCCAAAATTTGCTTTCTAATACCATTTATGCAGCAGGACGCGTTCTGAAAATTTTGGACTGTCCGCCTTTACAAGAGGCAGCTTTAGTTCCAGCCTTACTATCTTGCTGTCAAGAAGTAACTGCTTCATCTAATGATGAGGAACAAGCACTGTTAAAATTATCTTCCCCAGAAGCTGGAGAGCATTTAGGAGAAGAAGAATTATTAGCAAGCGATTCTAATCCTTTACTGCTAGATCGTCAGTTAGGCTCGACTGTAGCTACAACCTCTCTACCAATAGCAGCTTCAACAAAATCTTTATCGCTGTTTTGGATGGCTATGGCTTTGGGGATGTTTGGCTTACTAGCTATGGCTTTGATTTGGCGGTGGAGGCAACCTGTATTTTACTCTGAAAACCAGATGGCAGTGGATGAGGCTAGAGAACTGACCCAGGCTAATACTTTTGAAGATGTTGATTCCGTACCAGAAGGAATTTTCAATCACAACGGCAGTACTGCCTGGGCACCTATTTTCGGACTATTAGAACCAAAACTGGAAAGTATTTATCCCGAACTTGACTTACGGTATGTTGATGTTTTGTCTGGAAGTCCTGGTTCGGAAATTGCTGTTGACTTATTGTTAGATGGAGAGCTTGATTTTACTTACATTTCTCGCCCTCTCAAGCCAGAAGAATATGCTATGGCAGAAGCAAGAGGATTTTCTATTACTCAACATCCTATAGCTATTGATGGTATTGCGGTTGCTGTCAATCCTGCTTTGTCTGTTACCGCTCTCAGTCTGAGACAGCTACAGCAAATTTATTTGAGTGAGGTAGATAACTGGAGTCAATTAGGAGGTCAAAATCTCAAAATTGTTTCTTTTACTCGTTCGCCAGAATATTCGGCTACGGCACAATTTTGGCGACAAACTATTTTGAATGGCAAAAACTTTGGGGAACGAGTTGAGTACGTTTATTCTACTACCGATGCTTTACGTCAGTTACAAAATACTGCTGGCGGAATTTATTTTACTTCAGCATCGGAAGTAGTCCCACAGTGTAGTGTAAAAACATTACCGCTAAAGCTAAGTGAAAGACTATCGATCGCTCCCTATGAAGGTTTTGGCGATTCTACGCGAGAGGATAGTTCCTTCTCCCAGCAATGTCCTCAGCTTCGCGATCGCGTCAACTTGGAAGCTTTTGCTGCTGGCACCTATCCTCTTACCCGTCGTCTCTATCTCGTGGTTAAACATAATGGCGAAAGAGAAGAGCAAATTGGTATCGCCATGATCGAACTGCTGCGTTCTCAGTCAGGACAAAATTTGATTAGACAGGCAGGCTTTGTAGGAATTGAGTGA
- a CDS encoding BCD family MFS transporter, which yields MNGKNPNETDLSNTRSHRQVGILTTLRLGLFNMGLGLMAVLTLAVLNRVMISELGIPAAITAGVLSLSLFVAPARVWFGQLSDTRPIFGKHRTSYVLLGTAVFGLAVFLAVQTVWQLGTVVRNNDGWLWNTQTIGWTAVLALILAVYGLAVSSSSTPFTALLVDISEEQNRSKLVAVVWSMLMVGIVVGGVSGSVVFKQIEAEGVAGQIPIEVLRTPINSVFSFVPFLVFTLAVIATWGVEKKYSRFSYRSTPSDSRRQRAESDREDKVTLSRAIRILTASRQTGIFFSFLCLLTISLFMQEAVLEPYGGEVFGMSIAETTLLNSYWGIGILIGYSLTGFLIVPRLGKKLSTKVGCGLVALCFILIIIAGFTQQAIALKIALLLFGATTGIATVGGVSLMLDLTAAETAGTFIGAWGLAQAISRGAATFLGGVVLDVGKEIFATPLFAYSLVFALQAVAMLGAIAILNRVSVREFQETTGKAVAIVMEGDLDG from the coding sequence ATGAATGGCAAAAATCCTAACGAAACAGATTTATCTAATACACGCTCTCATCGCCAGGTAGGTATTCTGACTACCTTGCGCCTGGGTTTGTTTAATATGGGACTGGGATTGATGGCAGTGTTGACACTAGCCGTACTCAATCGAGTAATGATTAGTGAGTTGGGAATTCCTGCCGCAATTACGGCAGGTGTTTTGTCACTGTCACTTTTCGTCGCACCTGCCAGAGTTTGGTTCGGACAGCTATCGGATACGCGACCGATATTTGGCAAGCATCGCACTAGCTATGTACTATTAGGAACTGCCGTTTTTGGTTTGGCGGTATTTTTGGCAGTGCAGACAGTATGGCAGCTAGGAACGGTAGTCAGAAACAATGATGGTTGGTTATGGAATACTCAGACTATTGGCTGGACGGCAGTTTTAGCTTTAATCCTGGCAGTTTACGGGCTAGCAGTTAGTTCGAGTTCGACTCCCTTTACGGCTTTATTAGTAGACATTTCAGAAGAGCAAAACCGCTCTAAACTAGTGGCAGTAGTATGGTCGATGTTGATGGTAGGTATTGTCGTTGGTGGAGTTAGCGGTAGTGTAGTTTTCAAGCAAATTGAAGCCGAAGGTGTAGCAGGACAAATTCCCATAGAAGTTTTACGAACGCCAATTAATTCTGTATTTAGTTTCGTACCATTTTTAGTTTTTACTCTGGCGGTAATTGCTACTTGGGGAGTCGAAAAAAAATACTCTCGCTTTAGTTATCGTTCCACTCCGAGCGATTCCCGAAGGCAGCGCGCAGAGAGCGATCGCGAAGATAAAGTTACTTTGAGCAGAGCAATAAGAATTTTGACCGCCAGTCGTCAAACGGGCATCTTTTTTTCTTTTTTATGTTTGCTAACTATCAGCTTATTTATGCAGGAAGCTGTTTTAGAACCCTATGGCGGTGAAGTATTTGGTATGTCGATCGCCGAGACTACTTTACTTAATTCCTATTGGGGTATTGGCATACTTATCGGCTATAGTCTAACTGGTTTTTTAATTGTGCCTCGTCTGGGTAAAAAGCTAAGTACCAAAGTTGGCTGTGGTTTAGTCGCGCTGTGCTTTATCTTAATTATTATCGCTGGCTTTACCCAACAGGCGATCGCCCTCAAAATTGCTCTACTTTTATTTGGTGCGACAACGGGAATAGCTACAGTAGGGGGTGTGAGTTTGATGCTCGATCTCACCGCAGCAGAGACGGCAGGAACTTTTATCGGCGCTTGGGGACTGGCACAGGCAATATCTAGAGGTGCGGCTACTTTTCTTGGTGGTGTAGTCTTAGATGTTGGTAAAGAGATTTTTGCTACGCCTTTATTTGCATACAGTCTGGTTTTTGCTCTACAGGCTGTAGCCATGCTTGGCGCGATCGCCATTCTCAATCGAGTTAGCGTTAGAGAATTTCAAGAAACTACGGGAAAAGCAGTTGCGATTGTAATGGAAGGAGATTTGGATGGGTAA
- the psb35 gene encoding photosystem II assembly protein Psb35 yields MNLLLTAATQEMHFPYAATAALVVGFIAAVTIGSIAWYNSKRPAGWEDKERPDVVPDIDKK; encoded by the coding sequence ATGAACTTACTTTTAACTGCCGCCACTCAAGAAATGCATTTCCCTTATGCTGCAACTGCGGCATTAGTCGTGGGTTTTATTGCTGCGGTGACTATTGGTTCGATCGCCTGGTACAATTCAAAACGCCCTGCTGGCTGGGAAGACAAAGAGCGTCCCGATGTAGTTCCCGATATCGATAAAAAATAA